The genomic region AGGGGATCCAACCTTAGCCCCTCCCACAGAGTACTGCAGCAGTGACTCATTCAGGATCAAGGCAGAGAGACGGCCAGGGTCTGCACACGCAAACGCATTCCTCCagcccaacacacacacacacacacacacaacatcagcTCACCAGTATgtactcaaacacacacagtatgcagtcattcacaaaaatacagaaaaaagttCAATGCATAATCTTATGTTAGCAACTGTACAACTAGGTGCTTCTTGGCAAATAATAAACACTgagaaaagaatagaaaaaaaacaaggcacaGTAGAAATAGAATAGCATAGGGTAGAAAACGAAATGAGAAAGAACTGAAAATATTATAACGGAATAAATCTGTGTAGAGTATAATAGAGAATATGAGCATAAAACTAAATACTAATCTGTGTAGAACATGATAGTATATGGAGTATAATTTGAGCAGAACAAAAGACATGATAGGAATATAACATAATAGATTATAAGCAGAATGGAACAAACTGAattagaacagaatagaatggAATAGGAATGGTCTACAGAACAGAGGGAAATACAGCTGAgcagaatagaaatagaatatgAGCAGAGCAGAGTATGCgcagaatagaacagaacacaAAACAGCTGGAACagaatggaatagaatagaaagaGAATACAGTAGGAGCAGAACAGAACAATGGAAATGGATGGAAATGAATAGAAACGAAGTAAGAACAGAATAGACGAGCAAGACATGCAGCAAGTGCAGAATAGCTCACAATACAAGCAGAAAAGAGCAAAatagaacagaaataaaatggaatGAGTACAGTATGAGAGAGCTGGGTAGAGCAGAATAGAACAGGAGCAGagcagaacaaaaatatatttagctgTTTAAATCACATTTGACATGACCATTTTACAAGGTTTGTTTCTCATTACACTGTAGACACGGTTCAGTTCTGCTTCTACATACGGTCCACTTAACAGTCGTGTTAATGCAAGTGTCTTTAATTACGATGCAATAATTATGAAACAATAGCTATTACAATCTCATTGTCGGTAATGATCGACCATGCAGTAGTTAATGATGTATATCCACCAGCACACACGCAGAAGAAAAACGCTCGCTGTCACCTTTATACACACACTGCCTACATGTGTGACAAAGAGTGAGATCAGCACGCAAACTCATTTGAGCTCTATTCATAGCTGCTGCCAAGGAAGccagcagactttttttttttttccacttcctttttttttttttttttttcaatgaacgAGTGACGTGCTTCTGCCTCACTCCACCCAAACCCCTTCCCCGCGGAGGAACAGAGCGGCCCATTCATGCAAGCGCTCAGCCAATCGGCTGCCAGGGGGAAGCGGGGGTGGTCTGTGACGAATAGGTCACCTGTATTACATCACTGGGATCCAGGAGCAACGcgagaaagaggagaaaatcAGAATGAAGAGCGAGCCCTCCCCGCTCGCTCTTTCTCTCAATTTCTCCAGCATGAGTCAGAGGCAGTCTGATTCCCTTGATGCACTGCGGAAGCGTAGCATGACGTCtcctcgctctttctctctgtgtgtgtgtgtgtgtttggagggcGGATGATTGAACGAGTCCTCCGCAGCCAATCGCAGCATCCCAGCATTCACTGTCTCTcctcattcataaaaatatgaaatgtggaTGTAGATAGCCGGGTAATATGGCCGGCCAACATTTCAGCATCTCAAAGACACCGTGGGTCCTCAGATACGATTCCCATCTATGTTAATaattttccaaatgtaattataaaagggatagctcacccaaaaatcatttgcaaatctatattctttcttttgtggaaaatatatgttaaaatataaccatacaataaaagtcaatggCTTGAACTGTAACGATATACTTCACATATCCgcttgtaaaattaaattagagaAATGTATAGAAAATATGGTGAATTTGGTCAATTTTacagcataaatataaaattagttcacttgttttcatttttaaactgacTTATACCCCGTATTTTTGTTCAACAGCTGTAAACCAATGATATACTACTttagcttttattaatattctgcaTTAGATTTGATCATATTCCGATGATGGATGGCCAGATAACCACATAAAACGTCACACAGGCCATACTAGACAGTAGGGTACATAGTGTAGATTAGCATAGCATCAAATTATCAAATTCTGCATAGCATAAAATACAGTGTTTCATTTGGGACACctacaaaaaacagaaaatggtgTAAAATGACTCAAAAGTTAACATTTCTGGTTCGGTGTCAATGAAGAGGTTCTTGAGCTTTATTGATGGGGCCGCGGGGCCTCATAAAACCGTAAAGGTTAGGAAACACTGACCTATAGACAGTTTATAAGACGGTTACTGATTGCTAGAACAGAATTCAGGTGATATTAGATGcgcaaaaacacagaaattgcACAGAGCGACGAGAGAGAGGTGAGGAAAGCGAGTGTGAGCAGAATACAGCAGCCGCCGATGAGTCACCAATCGCTCGGCCGTCACTCCCGGTAACCGGTCCACCCTCGCCACGGTAACCAGTCAGAGAGAGTCCTTGTGTCGTTCGATTGACTTTATCAGCACCGAggcagagacacagacacacacacacacaccaacaaaaCATCTACTcgaagtgtgtgtgcatggagAGCGGGAGGGAGGAGGGAGGAGGGTGCTGTATGAGTCATAAGTGACTAAAGCCCCCGGCCCCCACCTTTACTAAGTGCTGAGGCGGTACCATGGTACAGCAATTGTATCAGATGGTAATAGCATGGTACTTTGAGTTATACCATGGTATTGGGTGATTACCATATTATTTGTGCTACTTACAAACATCCCGAAAAAGGTATTACTAGAATACATGTTCTAAAATCCATGTTATCACCAAGGTAACAGCATGGTAGTACTGGTAGTACAACTACACAATGTCCAAGATAGCGTGCCACTAttgaacacattaaaaataaaatgtaataataaaaataaataaatgcatacatgtataAAATGGAATCTGATGGTGATATAATGGATGGTACTAaatgatcacaaaaaaaaatacatatccaACAAATATAATACGGTACTGCCATTGTACATGTGGTAGTGCTaaggtgttttattattattattattaattttagcaAAAGTACCACAGCCGTACCATGCTTTCATAAATTACCTTGCTATTATCATCTCATACTATTATTCAACCCATAATATTGGTATGGtacacataaaaatgattattattgtcatttggAAACATTAAGTACCTTTAATCTGGGTTATTACAGATAACGGTTAACTCCCCTTTttctatattataaaatatacattatatacttactatatttatatcttagaactttttgtatatttatgtactaAGATAAACTACAGCTTAATATAAACTAAACcgatataaaatgtaaaaataaaatgttttaaaatgaaaacaaaatatagattaaatatctaaaatatacacaaaaatttaaaaaaatattagcactTAAAATGTAGATCATGAAATTGTTTCTTCGTGTCATACGTGCAAAAACCTCCTTTtcgaacttttattttgtaaaatgcatcatcagcttaacattaacaaatactaactttacataaattaaaagcGCTTTTTCTCCCTCATCCGTCGCAGTCACACTCCACCTCCCTCCACACTTCAAATGGGACTCTTCTCGGAAAGCCATCTCGGATATATTTAGGACCCCAGAGCAtgagcgtgtttgtgtttgcagagATGATTGTCAGTGGTAGGAGAGTGTTAGGTTATTAAATGCTGTGCGCTTCCCCCAGGAAGTCACACCAGAAGGAGGAATGAGAGCTGCTGGTTTCACACCTCAAATGGACGGCGCAAACGGGCAATAACAGGAGACAGCCTGTGCCTGCTCCTCAAACCCACACAACTGCACCGCATTCACGACCTATTAGATGGGCATCTTTGTATTCAAAACCAGCTGCTTAATATTCTGCATTCCACATGATTCATTACTTTCATTTCGCTGACATGATATATTGCCTGTCAATAGGCTCCGGCCGCAACCACAACAGAAATTTGCCCTTGTTGACATGAATATTTTTCCTCTACATCCGACCGAGGAAATCAGGTCAGACTAGTTTTATTGGTTCAGCAGCTTTAGGAGACGCGAACAGTTGAAAACAAACCTTCGGTAACAGATGATTTCTGAGAAAAAGCGTGtgagaaaacaaaatcaaaaatgtagttttcaGCGCAGGCGGCAAGTGCTTAGAAACGTTTCTTTGTACTCAGTTatgaatgtacttttttttttttttttaattaattttataatttattattttttaaatttaattaaacaaggCATATACTACTGAAAGTAAtctcaacttaaaataaaacaatacacatttatatattttgtgtaaaattacccatttacattaattatactgtataaagtattattgctaattaaatatttttttaaatgcatgcttttcaTACTAAGTACAGTTCAAATCTATTAGCATTTTtactgacaaaaacatttaaacttgtGCACGATGCACTGTTCTTAACATTAAgtctaaaaatggttttaatatcactttagattttttttaatatcagatttttaatgctacatttttacctgaagtatacttgcaatagttTCACTTCAGcacaacaaaaaatactaaGTATAGCTTTCATCGTACTTCATCACTACCTCGATTAAAAAgtgtacaaaattaaattagctGTCTTTAAGTATAGAGTTTAGTATACTAAAAGCACAATTCTATTGAacgcataaatataaatatgtataccAAATGCACTTAAGTGTGCTCATTTTTCACTAGGGTATACTACGCCCTTATTACAAAGACAGACAAAAAGTAAAACGTTGAACAGCAGAGACATTTAATAGCAGTATCTTATTTACAAGCAAATACATGTGCACAGCCATTGGAATTCAAAGGGTGACCGCAAAGCTGCATGGaaaactgaacacaaaagagCAACTTCCTGTGTCATGGACGAGAACCAAGGTGACAAGAGCAGACAAGCCACAACAAAATCATGCATGATTAGACAGCGAGAGATCAAACGGGCCCCTATCATGGCCACTGCACGAGGTGGGGGAAGAGGCATCCGGCTAAATGTATATTCAAAGGTCGGAAAAAATGTGCAGTGCCATCAGCGTCGTGTATAAAAGgagaaaatattaaagtttCCTTCGCTGAAAAAGCACGGGGCCAAATGTTCAGTGCACAAACCCCCCCCCCCAAACTAAATCGCTGGATGCTAGATGCCATTCACGCGCCTTCtaacgcttttaaaaatattccttGAGCttaattttactattaataagccgCTACGGGGGCCAATGtctttaactttaatttcatgTCATGTAGGGAGAAACAGTAGAAGAGAATAGAAGAAAAGCATCGACTGTTTTAGATTCAATTCATTTCACACTGCCATTCACAAAGAGAAAAGCGCTTCATGAATGGTGACCGGCGGTGACTGGTTGCCTTCTTGTCAAACGTCACCGAATGAGGAAGGGAGGGGGAggtaaaacactgaaataaaaaaagcaagacttCCCCCTACTGGTTAACAGGGAGTGCAGTGCATGCCTTTACTACAAAAAAGATCTCATAcataaggcttttttttttttttttttttaatacgttACAGCACTCAACATCAAACCACTAATGATTTCAGAACAGGTACAGAGCTGTTAGCATCCACTACTTTACATCTAGGAACGTAAAAAGAGTATCTTGCTATCTGATACCCGAACTGCATTTTCAAAAGCAGAGGgtgggaaagaaagaaaaagaaaaagaaaaaaaccaaaaaaaccctcTTCCTCCATCGCTCTGGAATTCCGCGGTCTTCCATTCAGATGAGTAGATAACAGATGGAAggatttttttccttaaatatatcCCCCCCGCTGGGTCTCAACGGTTCAACGCAGGCCCGtgaatgtgttttcatttccaGCAAGTGACTAGAGTAgatcaaaaacaaagaaacagcattATTCATGAGTTCACCTTACTGGTCAGGACggtcattgttattattatcatcatcatcattataagAGATATGTGCCCTTTTCGGGATACTGTGTTTTGAAGctaattttgtaaaattcaaATAAGCTAACAACATGCACCTGTGGACTGCagtgtaataaaatgaattaacgAGGCGTTTATACAGGACTTTATTGCGTCTTGCCATACACCCATAGCGCTTTACAATCATGTGATCGTAACATGATTTATCTCTTAATGCACCATCTCTCCCTAACCACCACCAGCTACAGGTGGAGAGGAGAGAGTGGATGGGGATTGTTAGGAGGCCATGGCTGATGAGGGACAGTGGCCAGGATGATATTTACAATGAATGTCATGGGATTTTTAACGGCCACAGAGAGCCAGTACCTCGGTTTAACGTCCCCCTCTCTATACTGGCCTCACTAACACCTCTACCAACAGCAAACTAGTTTTAACAGGAGGTCTCCCATGCAGGTACTGACCCTGCTTAGCCCTGCTTAGCTTTAGCAGGCAACGGGTCTTGGGCTGCATCGTTCCTGCAATGTATTTGCAAGTATCTTCATAGAAGATCTCAGCAAGAACTGGCAAATGAGTCCATGAGGACGAGTTAGTGTTTAACGCCATGCCAGCATCTGTGGCTTTTTTTTCaaggttaacaaaaaaaaaggatgtaaGTGATTACCAGTTATTCTCCCTTCTTCCAAAATctctgaataaatacattttctaaaccAGCTGATTCTAATAAATGTGCTTTAGGGTTAACAGGTTTTTGGAGGATGTAAGAGGATCTTCTTCCAGTATTAAACACTTGTGTGTCATCCTGGAATGACTTGTTCTAGAGTGGGTATAAACCCACTCCATTGGTTGAaaggaatttgttttttttttactaatattcatgttaaaaaaatacttaattagtAATAAAAGCAGTCAAATGCGAGAAAagacatttctttgttttgttatataattcATTGGATCCTGAAAAGAGGTTGTTTATAACAATATGTTGTGGGAAAAGGGTTCATTTAACCATGcaatttaaatctagattaaaaacaaaacccagCTCCTTTAAATATTAAGAAGGGGGTTGCTCACAAGGAAATTATCACATGATTATAATCATCAACTGAAGGCAAATCTCGAGAACTTGATTTGCTAAACACTAAATAGCTTTGCTTTCATATAAAAGAGGCTCAGAAATATTAACCTTTAATAGATGAAGAGAACTCTGGTCCGCGGAAGAGTAGAAACAGAGTCTGCCATTTTTCGGATCTTGGCGTAGTTAATAAAGCCTCGGAGGAAGAGCAGGATGCCTGTAGGTCATAAAAGCTCATTTCAGTGCTCTCGCTTCAAACCGCCTTTGTTTAATGCACAAGATCTTAAAGTTAAGAACTGTTTTAGGAGCCTGTTTTAAAAGTCTGTGTTTTGGGTACTTACCAAGCACCAGAAACACCCACCATAACCAGTATTGCCCATCAAAGTAACCAGGGAAATAAGTAGAAAACTGAGAACGAAAAGAGAAAGCAAGAGTGAGGAAGAGATGCACAGATAAGGCTCCGATCATGTCCAGGCTTGTATTACAATACATTACAGCATGTTCAAATGATTTAGTCAGATTTGAGCAGTTGTGGTGATTGCTAATGTGGGGTAATGCGCTTCTGGAATGTTCtcactaacccagccaagccaAAATGGTTAACCAATAGATATACTatctaaataaatcataatgtGTAAAATTAGCTGCGGATGTCTAGGTGGAAGCGTACCCGTACAATGAGAATCCATTTGATGAGAGACAAACCAAACCCAGAGATGGCGCCATAACGGCCAGCTGCTGAGGTCGTAAGGCAGAACGACAGAAAGAAGCCAATCCAGTTGAAGAGAAATGCCACTGAggaaaaattgaattaaaaatttaaatatttgaacaaaaactgaaCATGGCCGTCATCGCCAGCATATTCTTTCggttatttttttcatctggtTAGTAACGTTCATACTTCACTTATGTTTGGAAAGTCCCGCTTGAAGGGAAGTAGATAAAGGAACATGGGCATGCAAAGACCGTACACTCAGTATTTCCTGAAAACACTTACTGAAACACGTCAACATGAAAATGCCATCATTGCCTATCTGCAGCTGGTCAGCGTCCTCAAAGTCATCTCTGGCCACAAAGTCATCATCCTGCAGGAAAATATAGAGAGACGGAGACGTTCATCGAGGGACAGAAAGGGACAGAAATCATGGGTTCGTTTAAAGGGGCAATGACATTAGAAATCAAATTTTCCATGTGCCTGAGCTACTCCAGTCAAGAGAACAAAAGGAAGTAGAGACTTTCAGAAGGACCCCAGCATCAGGAACGAGTGGATGGCGCCTAGAGTGTAAGACGTTAGCATTTGCCtgcatattatgtaaatgatgCACGATAATAGCGAGTTTGGCAAAAAAACTGGTTTGTGGAAAGATTAAGAAGTCAACTGTATTGAATCTGAAAGCAGCTGCAAACCAATTATATCATAAATTGTCAAACATAGTTTTGTCTATTAACGATGGTTCCAAATCGATAATGCCTTCATGCAATAGCGAGGGACATTGATACGATTCCCTATGCAATGACATTAGTAAACCATTACAGTGGCATTTGGTGACAAACCcactctttaaaaataattcatttcagACAGAGGATCAGAATGAGGTTTGAAAAAACACTGGCTCATGATTCTACTTTTTTATACACAGATGATTTAGCAAAATTGCTAAACATTTCCACAGACacataaacaacatttacacaGCAAAATATCTCCAGTgataaaatgtttcagaaactTTACAGCACATAAGTATCATCACGTCTAAAACCTAAGACACCAGGGGCAACATTTCATGGCCTGAAAAGCACCAAATCAGTGCTGTCCTCCAAATGCGAATGACTGTAACAAACGTGCAGTGCTTGCAGTAAACGCTAATATTTTTTGTGCGCCAAATTACGTATATATGCTCCTATAACAGGTTCAAGCCATAAAAAACGGGGCCTGGGGTCTTCCTAGACTGACATCACCTCCACCACACTTTACAATATCACACACTCTGTTATTGTACCTCCAGCGCACAGCGAGTTACGTCATCGAATGTGTCCAGACGTTCCCTGTGCTGTACGCAAGCAGTGTGTGGCAGAGAAACAGGGGAAACATTAATACAGCATTTCCTGTGGCGACGGTAAAGTTTTTCTATCCCAGAGCTGGTTGGAATTAGCGGCCGAGATTTGCGGTACTCACTCTGCCAGACACCAGCGGGACAGTCGACTCCGCTTTGGTTCGCTCTGCCTCGTCGTACGACGGCAGAGATGTGGCCACGTTGTAAGACGGGGGCTTGGGAAACGCGGCGTCGTCTTTGTAGTCAAAATACGCTGAGAAGAACGGGGAGAAAAAACCAATTGCGATAAACACCATTCGGAACAATTCAATGGAAAACGCTATTATTAATGTGGCATACCTGCGCTGTCAGCTGCAATACTGCTGTACGGGGGAGGAGCGTCGCCGGTCACCTGAGCTCCCTCCTCTGGCTCCTCTTCATTGGGCAGCTGGTGACACAAGAGAATTCATCAGCCTTATGAAACCTTCCAACTCTTGACTGTGACACGGTTGCAAACAGGTACGACTCCGTCAAAGGCAACTGGGAACGTGAAACCGGTAAAGCTTGGATTTGAATGCGTTTTGAAATACAGCGTAGAAACGCACACCGTGACAATTTGATTCCATCACGAGTAAAACtccaagtttaaaaaaaaaaaaatcacatgactTTCCACACACTCATCACATGCCCACGCACTGAACACTCGCGTTCCACAAGTGGTAATCTTTACCATTTTACAGACAGGGAAATAAAGGGCTGTCAAATTgccttttattaatattgaccAGAAGTTTTCACAACACATAAAGAAACTTCAATGAAAAACCTAATCATCGTTTTATTCACTAAACAAAAAAGTGAACAGTCACATGATAGGGAAGTAATAGGATAGGATGGGATTACacaattttgtaaaatttgTAGTATTAATACTATACTATAACTTTTgcggtagtagtagtagtatgcaTTTCTAATACCTCTAAAATAACAACATGGTCAAACATTAGCTTAAAAACGACtatattaataagcaaaatCTCTTTTAGTATAATTCCAAACATTTCCACCTTCCATAAGACCTGCGTCTTATATTTCAATCATTTGAATAGCATCTAAAACGAAATGAAAATAAGTGTTCGATTTGGGCCTCTGAATAAAACCGAGGTGTATTATGTCAAAAGTAAAAGTGCTAAGTTCTCACTTCTAATAGTCTTTTAAGGTTTTATatcagaattatatatataacatgtacCATGGTTATATGCATTGATTACATCCATAGTAACATTCTTTTGCAGatcttttaaacacatttcatagCTAAACATGTTTGTAGACACCGGTTTATAAGAATGTATGTCCTGAATCGTGGTTTTATCATTGTTTACCACAACAGAAACGGTTTTCGAAGTAGCATATACACGCAATTCTATAATCTACAGTAGACCAAAGTAGAATTAGAATTCAACCATGTTAAGGTTAGTGCAATAACCTTGACCAAATATAATATGTCACCGAGTAGGATGCatcttaaaaatctaaaataaaaaacaaatactttttccAACATGTCTGCTGTAGTGTGATATTATATTACAAAGGCCTCCACTAACGTTATTTCAGTATtctaaccattttttttttttttttttaaattgtcaatTTAATAAACCCGGCCGGTTTTGGCTACATAAACATCTGCAATATGCTTGCATTAAGTTTACTTTCCTTGCATTGGTACTATAAAAGAGTTACGTAACGTTACTTGATATTGTGTGAATGAAAACTTTGACGTAAGCAAGAAACAACTGCATTAGCAACCATTcttatgatgataataataacgtACTGGTTAAacgctgtatgttcacagacgagcGCAATTTAAGTGTTATGTCACCCAGCTGTCGTTTAAATGGACATgttattcatttcaaaacactgCGGCCCGCATCCTGTCAGAGCCTCGGTGTTTCCCGACAACACTCCCCGCTGTGGAGGCGCCTGCCGCCGGTCTGCTTTACAAGTAACCACGCCGAGAGTTCACTCACCTGCTGATATCTCCCACTTGGCTCAGCCATCCTCAGAGAGCTTGCAAGATAATGAGGATCCCAGAACAGAAACTGTTTATACAGCAAACCgcctaaataaaatgatatatctAGTTAATGGCAAAGCCACAGCCCTCATCAGATCAGATTTGTCTTGGAGCTTCCTGTGATGTCAGTCAGACATTTGTGAACTTCAGCGCTCTCACAGGACGAAATGAGCACTACATTGACATCAACCTGGCATGCATTTCCTACATTGTAAAAACACCATattataaacacattgcatattatatattatctgATATATTGCTTTTAAACGTCCGTTTAAAGCATGTAATTAATGTGACTAGGCCTAAACATGTTCACACTTCTGCAAAGGTGTTTCGTATTTAAGCCTATAACATTCATTCtttattgatttcatttaaaatggaagATGTTTTCAAGTAGTTTTGGTTAAAGACTTGTTTTAACGGaactaaaatgctgtttatttacaacagcgaatctgaatatgaaatatgaaatatgaaataaacaaggAAGAGAACAAAACCGGTATCAGAAACACTTAAGAATAAAATCCACAAGCACACTGATCATCTTGGCAACGTGTTTCAATCACACAATACTAACGCAGATAGTAAAAAAgagacaaatatttattttacgtAATATTTACAGCAtgtatattgattaaaaaaaagttcaagcAACTATAAAATATGAACTTGCTATACAATACAtatgttaaatttaattaaaatgaaaacaaaattaaatgtatttaaatataatactgCCTACtttctaaaattaattatttcctgcctgggagaaaaaaaactagtgaaaaacaacaacaaaaaaaccctgacaGCTATGCTTTTATAACCTCTTGACTGGAGTATTGTAATACTAGTATTGTCCCATGTCGCTCATTTAAAATGCTCCTATTTACGTATAAATGATTGTCTTGGTATCTATCTGAATTGAGGCAGCTCTGGTGAGATCTGGTCACCAAAACCTACTTCTAAATGAAGATGGAGCCTTTTCCGTGGCGGTACCTAGATTGTAGAACAGCAAAACTCACGCTGAGTTGCTCCTTCTCTATcagtttttaaatcttaatcTTTAGCCCTCAAAAAAGGCAGATGctctaattttttaaatgtcatttcctgttttgacTGTGATTTTGATCTGTCCTGTGACCGTTTTCAAATgcgctttataaataaaagatctAGAACtagataataatatataatgagtGA from Puntigrus tetrazona isolate hp1 chromosome 21, ASM1883169v1, whole genome shotgun sequence harbors:
- the ndfip1l gene encoding NEDD4 family-interacting protein 1-like isoform X2 — protein: MAEPSGRYQQLPNEEEPEEGAQVTGDAPPPYSSIAADSAAYFDYKDDAAFPKPPSYNVATSLPSYDEAERTKAESTVPLVSGRDDDFVARDDFEDADQLQIGNDGIFMLTCFMAFLFNWIGFFLSFCLTTSAAGRYGAISGFGLSLIKWILIVRFSTYFPGYFDGQYWLWWVFLVLGILLFLRGFINYAKIRKMADSVSTLPRTRVLFIY
- the ndfip1l gene encoding NEDD4 family-interacting protein 1-like isoform X1, with the protein product MAEPSGRYQQLPNEEEPEEGAQVTGDAPPPYSSIAADSAAYFDYKDDAAFPKPPSYNVATSLPSYDEAERTKAESTVPLVSGRHRERLDTFDDVTRCALEDDDFVARDDFEDADQLQIGNDGIFMLTCFMAFLFNWIGFFLSFCLTTSAAGRYGAISGFGLSLIKWILIVRFSTYFPGYFDGQYWLWWVFLVLGILLFLRGFINYAKIRKMADSVSTLPRTRVLFIY